The Spea bombifrons isolate aSpeBom1 chromosome 4, aSpeBom1.2.pri, whole genome shotgun sequence genome segment CCATAAACAAAGCCTGCATTATTTCTACATACCTGAATACCCACCAGATATTCTATCCATTACTTACCTGTGCATGAAGAGCAGCagctgctgccgccgctgccggGTACGTAAAAGCAGCATGGGGGATTGCTGGCGTCAGCTCTGTGGTGTATAGTGGGTAAGGAGCCCAGGCCTCGGGTGATGCAGGGATTAGTGTAGCACCGGTTAAGTCATCTAAGGGGGATAAAAGTTTATCACAGATTTCATAATCTGTTATTTCCACTGGGGCAACAGGGATTGAAAAAGGTCAGTTCctacaacaagaaaaaaaaaaaaaaaagggcagaacTTACATGGATCTCGTGCAATGAAGTGTGCTCCAAGTGCAGGGTGGAGGTTGGTGGGGTTTGGTGTAGCCATTAGCTTGTTCTTTGCCATTTTTGTATTGGCCTTTGCGAACTCTAACCGTAAAGTCTgtgggttctctgggtcaaatcGAATACCCTATAGTAAAACAAAGGAGGATTTTTCAACATTGTCATCAAGTCATTTCATGGCAAATTACAATTTGATTTAACAAGAGGGTCAAGCTGTAGGACCAACTAGAACATGGAGCCATGTTTATGTAACTGCAACCCCCCTAAGATCTGGCTTGGGTCACAGGCCAAGGTTACTATCAA includes the following:
- the RBPMS2 gene encoding RNA-binding protein with multiple splicing 2, translated to MSTMKAETEHNNNIEEEVRTLFVSGLPIDIKPRELYLLFRPFKGYEGSLIKLTSKQPVGFVTFDNRAGAEAAKNALNGIRFDPENPQTLRLEFAKANTKMAKNKLMATPNPTNLHPALGAHFIARDPYDLTGATLIPASPEAWAPYPLYTTELTPAIPHAAFTYPAAAAAAAALHAQMRWYPPSEAAQQGWKSRQFC